In a genomic window of Maricaulis maris MCS10:
- a CDS encoding mechanosensitive ion channel family protein: MKTFLLSLIKPNGAWAGILVFATLVAVLAAGMSGHLDAVRTYLDTPMLTFTVGSLAVSAYDVLRGILVLAMVFWTTAIIAALVEGRLAKLTKLRATTRILITKVFQIALYVVAFLVTMDLMGLDLTTLTVFSGALGIGLGFGLQKIASNFISGIILLLERSVEQDDLIELPDGVSGFVRKSSARYTLIETLDGKEILVPNEDLITNRVTNWTLTNTRGRIEISIGVSYGSDLEKAQALILEAAREHPSTIEDPKPQCFLRNFGDSSVDFTLLFWIGDVVKGRWAPQSEVMFTIWRKFRDAGIEIPFPQRDVHIKSSTSVLEG, encoded by the coding sequence ATGAAAACGTTCCTGTTGTCGCTGATCAAACCGAATGGTGCCTGGGCCGGCATCCTGGTCTTTGCGACTCTCGTGGCTGTACTGGCCGCCGGCATGTCGGGCCATCTCGACGCCGTTCGAACCTATCTCGACACGCCCATGCTGACCTTTACGGTCGGGAGCCTGGCGGTCAGCGCCTACGACGTTTTGCGCGGCATTCTGGTGCTGGCGATGGTGTTCTGGACCACGGCGATCATTGCAGCCCTCGTGGAAGGCCGGCTGGCCAAGCTCACCAAACTGCGCGCCACCACCCGCATCCTGATCACCAAGGTCTTCCAGATTGCGCTCTATGTGGTCGCTTTCCTGGTCACCATGGATCTGATGGGGCTGGACCTGACCACGCTGACGGTGTTTTCCGGCGCGCTGGGCATAGGACTGGGCTTTGGTCTGCAAAAGATCGCGTCGAACTTCATCTCCGGCATCATCCTGTTGCTGGAAAGGTCGGTCGAGCAGGATGACTTGATCGAGCTGCCCGACGGGGTGTCCGGTTTCGTGCGCAAGTCGAGCGCTCGCTACACCCTGATCGAAACGCTGGATGGCAAGGAAATCCTGGTCCCCAACGAGGATCTGATCACCAACCGGGTCACCAACTGGACCCTGACCAACACCCGTGGCCGGATTGAGATCAGCATTGGCGTCTCCTATGGCTCCGACCTGGAAAAGGCCCAGGCCCTGATCCTGGAAGCGGCGCGCGAACACCCGTCCACGATCGAAGATCCGAAGCCACAATGCTTCCTGCGCAATTTTGGCGACAGCTCGGTCGACTTCACGCTGTTGTTCTGGATCGGCGATGTCGTGAAAGGCCGCTGGGCACCGCAAAGCGAAGTGATGTTCACGATCTGGCGGAAGTTCCGCGATGCCGGCATTGAAATCCCCTTCCCGCAGCGCGACGTGCACATCAAGTCATCGACTTCGGTCCTGGAGGGCTGA
- a CDS encoding translocation/assembly module TamB domain-containing protein, translating to MAVIRRLALWIGLGLLVLVVLAAGLRLAAGQAPGRWLVTSQLEGRYIPGAGHLSVSGVRGDPLSRLHIDRLTLSDDDGVWLTANSVTLDWQARSLASRPIQINEALIEQVSIARRPILEDEPAGSANDGSNTGLRLPAVNLDRFELLRLDLSEGVAGPQAVLTATASARLRSRASNLTIRAERLDAPGDRLVTDLLVDAEGVAGTLTATGEAGGTLANLLRLPDMNIRIDGRVDGDLASGHGELALTADSTSRAEATLDWGVDGWQGDATINAASWGLVPEPLASEIETIQLAVEGQRRDGFTLDTVSLDATNSRLVLRDVTEAVIRAEFDLSPALVARLSGQQVNVGSVRGTADLERGDGIDVHIRPAIEDIQFAGATVQRLDGSVGVTLPGGHPHLVLDINLDGVHTGRPEVDRLANGRVRIVGEISDLGRDGGWQLAPDFTAMSDALTVTASGHLPPGAAWPVGDVSINLADTSRVHAGLAGPASGDISIAPDRSIELRVDASAVTWPATTEGILDGMTARASLAASEPGWTVSALNARSRALDLTLSGNYLGADDWDAAGDLALDGVLPFAAIEIDGGLATAFRLVRDRQALRLRSVTSSRQLQAGPVELHAPRLGIRGRLGGIVDDAATSLEWVFTADRDLGDVTINGTARHHAETTELVVTQGRFDDITLSGSTALTGRALTVAVQADRDQLMSLTAEFAGSLDDLRGGQIEAALTMDAQRVGEADLNAASLTLSGPLSGVALNARADGRIRSNVDLSATGEIALGENGVSISVSPSGKWAAHNWTTVEPIRFATNPDGVTASAAITLGGGRVDLTLQTSGISPIASLAIEDLPVGVLADITAMPATQGMISGTADLRELDGVWRGEAEFAATGLLANDLPDVPALDLQARISLQDDAHSTFNLRGGGLEARGEITRAGPTTDIARPQGAPDAPLSGEIEADGELMALAALFLPSDILLESGRIDARLAVSGTVAEPHLDGGLSLRDGRINATTAGSLVSGMDVDLELSGTRFNLTRLSANDNREGQLSGEGHVEFGADGLPQGAASFTFQRFVAVRRTELTVQASGDVDFTLDTDGLLISGESRVDQLRTQPTLNGAASIPQLQVLEINQPKDYRALNETRIPVRIDYRVQADNGLYVSSRAFTSEWGVDLHITGPESKPSLIGTATLVGGSAFVFNRRFTLADGTVTFDGAPDDARVDLSAVHSRSGFRATARVTGSARAPTITLTSDPALPEDEILARLLFDQSVSQLGAFEAAQLAAQLSGQSLLNVVGQLRDLAGIDRLDVSTNADGNLSVVGGRRFGDNVYVEVGSNGASAIDEALIEWSLTPDLSILSRVSADTNASVAIRWRRDY from the coding sequence ATGGCCGTCATACGTCGCCTTGCGCTCTGGATCGGACTTGGTCTGCTCGTTCTTGTGGTCCTTGCCGCCGGCCTGCGGCTGGCCGCCGGACAGGCGCCCGGCCGCTGGCTGGTCACCAGCCAGCTGGAGGGACGATATATTCCAGGCGCCGGCCACCTCTCGGTATCCGGCGTACGTGGCGATCCCTTGTCCCGGCTCCATATCGACCGTTTGACGCTGAGTGATGATGACGGGGTCTGGCTGACCGCCAATTCTGTCACACTCGACTGGCAGGCCCGAAGCCTGGCGTCGCGCCCCATCCAGATCAATGAGGCCTTGATAGAACAAGTCTCCATTGCCCGCCGCCCCATTCTCGAAGACGAACCAGCAGGGTCGGCGAATGACGGTTCAAACACCGGACTGAGACTTCCCGCAGTCAATCTCGACCGTTTCGAACTGTTGCGGCTGGACCTGAGCGAAGGCGTCGCCGGACCACAGGCCGTGCTGACCGCAACGGCGAGCGCCCGCCTTCGATCCCGGGCCAGCAATCTGACGATCCGGGCCGAACGTCTTGATGCCCCGGGCGACCGTCTCGTGACGGACCTGCTCGTTGACGCAGAGGGTGTTGCCGGCACCCTGACCGCAACCGGAGAGGCCGGAGGCACGCTGGCGAACCTGTTGCGCCTGCCCGACATGAACATCCGCATCGATGGCCGCGTCGATGGTGATCTCGCATCCGGTCACGGCGAACTGGCATTGACCGCCGACAGCACGTCGCGGGCCGAGGCGACCCTCGACTGGGGTGTAGATGGGTGGCAGGGCGATGCCACGATCAACGCTGCGTCGTGGGGCCTGGTTCCCGAACCCCTGGCATCCGAAATCGAAACGATCCAGCTTGCCGTCGAAGGGCAACGACGGGACGGCTTCACCCTGGATACGGTGTCCCTGGACGCCACCAACAGCCGCCTTGTCTTGCGGGACGTGACCGAGGCAGTCATTCGGGCCGAATTCGACCTCAGCCCGGCGTTGGTCGCGCGCCTGTCCGGGCAGCAGGTCAATGTGGGTTCGGTCAGGGGAACAGCTGATCTGGAACGCGGCGACGGCATCGACGTCCACATTCGCCCGGCCATCGAAGATATCCAATTTGCCGGCGCGACCGTCCAGCGGCTCGACGGGTCGGTCGGGGTCACATTGCCGGGCGGGCACCCGCACCTGGTGTTGGATATCAATCTGGACGGCGTCCACACCGGTCGGCCCGAAGTTGACCGCCTAGCCAACGGTCGGGTTCGTATTGTTGGTGAGATTTCCGACCTTGGCCGTGACGGCGGCTGGCAGCTTGCACCAGACTTCACTGCCATGTCGGACGCCCTGACCGTCACAGCAAGCGGACACCTTCCACCTGGCGCGGCATGGCCGGTCGGCGACGTCTCGATCAACCTGGCTGACACCTCACGGGTCCATGCCGGCCTTGCCGGTCCGGCGAGCGGAGACATTTCCATCGCGCCTGACCGTTCGATCGAATTGCGCGTCGACGCCAGCGCTGTGACCTGGCCCGCAACCACCGAAGGCATTCTTGATGGCATGACCGCGCGGGCCAGCCTCGCGGCGTCGGAGCCCGGATGGACCGTCTCTGCCCTCAACGCCCGGAGCCGTGCGCTCGACCTGACGCTCAGCGGCAATTACCTGGGCGCGGACGACTGGGACGCTGCCGGTGATCTGGCACTGGACGGCGTCTTGCCGTTCGCCGCGATTGAAATCGATGGCGGCCTGGCGACTGCCTTCCGCCTGGTGCGTGACCGCCAGGCCTTGCGCCTTCGCTCTGTGACCTCCTCGCGGCAATTGCAGGCCGGGCCGGTCGAGCTCCACGCACCGCGCCTGGGCATCAGGGGGCGGCTGGGCGGCATCGTCGATGATGCTGCGACATCCCTGGAATGGGTCTTCACCGCTGATCGGGATCTCGGCGATGTCACGATCAACGGAACCGCCCGGCATCATGCCGAAACGACCGAACTTGTCGTCACACAGGGACGTTTCGACGATATCACACTGAGCGGGTCAACCGCTTTGACCGGCCGCGCACTGACCGTCGCGGTTCAAGCTGACCGCGATCAGCTGATGTCACTGACCGCCGAATTTGCCGGCTCTCTCGACGACCTGCGCGGCGGCCAAATCGAGGCGGCGCTGACAATGGACGCCCAACGGGTTGGGGAGGCCGATCTCAATGCGGCCAGCCTTACCCTGTCCGGCCCACTGTCCGGCGTCGCCCTCAATGCACGCGCCGACGGTCGGATCCGCAGCAATGTGGACCTGTCCGCGACCGGCGAAATTGCCCTGGGTGAAAACGGTGTGTCCATTTCCGTTTCGCCCTCCGGCAAGTGGGCCGCCCACAACTGGACAACCGTCGAGCCGATCCGTTTCGCCACCAATCCTGATGGCGTGACAGCCTCGGCGGCGATTACGCTGGGCGGCGGCCGGGTGGATCTCACATTACAGACATCCGGCATCAGTCCGATCGCCAGCCTGGCCATTGAGGACCTGCCCGTCGGCGTGCTCGCCGACATCACGGCCATGCCGGCGACCCAGGGCATGATATCGGGCACGGCCGACCTGCGTGAACTTGACGGGGTCTGGCGCGGCGAAGCGGAATTCGCCGCCACCGGCCTGCTGGCGAACGACCTGCCGGATGTGCCGGCGCTTGACCTGCAAGCCCGCATTTCCCTGCAGGATGATGCCCATTCGACCTTCAATCTGCGCGGTGGCGGCCTCGAAGCGCGCGGCGAAATCACCCGCGCCGGACCAACCACCGACATTGCCCGCCCACAAGGCGCCCCCGACGCGCCACTGAGCGGCGAGATCGAGGCAGACGGTGAGCTGATGGCGCTTGCAGCCCTGTTCCTGCCGTCTGACATTCTGCTTGAAAGCGGTCGCATTGACGCCCGTCTGGCCGTGTCCGGGACGGTGGCCGAGCCGCACCTGGATGGCGGCCTCTCGCTACGCGACGGCCGCATCAATGCCACTACCGCCGGCAGTCTGGTCTCCGGCATGGACGTCGATCTCGAACTGAGCGGAACCCGTTTCAACCTGACCCGCCTGTCGGCCAATGATAATCGCGAAGGCCAGCTGAGTGGCGAAGGTCATGTGGAATTCGGCGCGGATGGCCTGCCACAAGGGGCCGCCAGCTTCACCTTCCAACGCTTCGTCGCCGTCCGCCGGACAGAGCTGACCGTTCAGGCCAGCGGCGATGTCGACTTCACACTCGATACAGACGGATTGCTGATCAGCGGGGAAAGCCGGGTCGACCAACTACGGACCCAGCCGACCCTGAACGGGGCGGCTTCGATCCCGCAATTGCAGGTCCTCGAAATCAACCAACCCAAGGATTATCGGGCGCTCAACGAGACCCGTATCCCGGTCCGGATCGATTATCGCGTCCAGGCCGACAACGGGCTCTATGTCTCCTCCCGTGCCTTCACGTCGGAATGGGGCGTCGACCTGCACATCACCGGCCCGGAAAGCAAACCTTCCCTGATCGGCACGGCGACGCTTGTCGGAGGGTCGGCCTTCGTTTTCAACCGTCGCTTCACGCTCGCCGACGGAACCGTCACCTTCGATGGCGCCCCCGATGATGCCCGGGTCGACCTCAGCGCTGTTCACAGCCGGTCGGGGTTTCGGGCCACAGCTCGCGTCACGGGCTCGGCGCGCGCGCCGACCATCACCCTGACCAGTGACCCCGCCCTTCCCGAGGACGAGATCCTGGCGCGCCTGTTGTTCGACCAGTCCGTCAGCCAGCTTGGCGCTTTCGAAGCGGCGCAACTGGCGGCGCAACTGTCCGGGCAGAGCCTGCTCAATGTGGTCGGGCAACTGCGTGACCTCGCCGGGATCGACCGCCTTGACGTCTCGACCAATGCCGACGGCAACCTGTCGGTGGTCGGTGGTCGACGCTTTGGTGACAATGTCTATGTCGAGGTCGGGAGCAATGGTGCCTCGGCCATTGACGAGGCCTTGATCGAATGGTCCCTGACGCCGGATCTCAGCATCCTGTCCCGGGTCTCGGCCGACACCAATGCCTCGGTCGCGATCCGCTGGCGCCGTGATTACTGA
- a CDS encoding autotransporter assembly complex protein TamA: MKTALLSAFILVCSPAAFAEPLAQVQGVRDTELLAALVSAIGERDTSTEAPATSAMRDARTAADRARRLLRSRGYYTARVDTYVDDTRGASLRILPGPQFTVGRVDANTNGDVEARDHALEAVALPVGAPLLAQTVIDAEARALRALQSEGWPDAELLEREVVVDHAGRDGLITFRFQSGPFSRYGEVSRETAGWDPQFIARISPLARGDVASREGMLAYQRRLDDLASVRTARVGLADPVAGTAEREIEISLTAADRHTIETGLSYSTSEGAGADMRWTRRNMFGRDETLTLSTTLATLNQSASARLERPHWRRHAQTLFLNSGITRETTDAYDQDEIEAGIGINRRDGRRTYGAGISLDTSRVTDVDGERDIITAAFDLSGAYDSRNDPLDPTGGVRLSLQLTPAITFGDEDGRYVRVDARAAGYFRLGDNLVAAGRARIGSILGTSVSTLAADQRFFAGGGGSARGFEYQSLSPFGSDGEPFGGLSVVEVSTELRWRVTPEWGAVAFVDNAIASDINAPEIGDMRSAIGVGARYYFDFAPVRIDLAAPLDRRSGEPAFQIYFSLGQAF, translated from the coding sequence TTGAAAACCGCCCTTCTGTCAGCTTTCATCCTTGTGTGCAGTCCGGCCGCCTTTGCGGAACCTCTGGCGCAGGTGCAGGGCGTTCGCGATACCGAACTCCTCGCCGCACTGGTGTCAGCGATCGGTGAGCGCGACACATCAACTGAGGCCCCGGCCACCAGCGCCATGCGCGATGCCCGAACCGCAGCAGACCGGGCACGGCGGCTGTTGCGGTCGCGTGGGTACTACACCGCCCGGGTCGATACCTATGTCGATGATACGCGCGGTGCCAGCCTGCGAATCCTGCCCGGTCCACAATTCACCGTCGGCCGCGTGGACGCGAACACAAATGGCGATGTCGAAGCCCGCGATCATGCGTTGGAGGCTGTCGCCCTGCCTGTCGGGGCACCGCTATTGGCCCAAACCGTCATCGACGCGGAGGCACGCGCCCTGCGGGCGCTGCAAAGCGAGGGCTGGCCGGATGCCGAACTGCTGGAGCGGGAAGTCGTCGTTGACCATGCCGGACGCGACGGGCTGATCACCTTTCGCTTCCAGTCCGGACCATTTTCACGCTACGGCGAGGTCAGCCGCGAAACTGCGGGCTGGGATCCGCAATTCATTGCCCGCATTTCTCCACTTGCCCGGGGCGATGTTGCCAGCCGGGAAGGCATGCTGGCCTATCAGCGACGCCTTGATGATCTGGCCAGTGTCCGAACGGCACGCGTCGGCCTGGCAGACCCGGTCGCCGGCACCGCTGAACGCGAAATCGAAATTTCGCTCACCGCCGCGGACCGCCACACCATCGAGACCGGCCTGAGCTATTCGACCAGCGAAGGCGCCGGGGCGGACATGCGCTGGACCCGCCGCAACATGTTCGGGCGCGACGAGACCCTGACCTTGTCGACCACATTGGCAACTCTGAACCAATCGGCTTCGGCCCGCCTGGAACGCCCGCATTGGCGCCGCCACGCCCAGACGCTGTTTCTCAATTCCGGCATCACACGCGAAACCACAGACGCCTATGACCAGGATGAAATCGAGGCCGGTATCGGTATCAACCGGCGCGACGGTCGGCGGACTTACGGCGCAGGTATCTCGCTCGACACGTCCCGCGTGACCGATGTCGACGGCGAGCGTGACATCATCACCGCAGCCTTCGACCTGAGCGGTGCCTATGACAGCCGCAATGACCCGCTGGACCCGACCGGCGGCGTTCGTCTGTCGCTTCAATTGACCCCGGCCATCACCTTTGGCGACGAAGACGGCCGGTATGTCCGCGTCGATGCACGCGCTGCCGGTTATTTCCGGTTGGGTGACAACCTCGTGGCAGCCGGTCGGGCCCGCATCGGTTCAATCCTTGGCACCTCGGTTTCCACCCTGGCCGCCGATCAACGCTTCTTCGCTGGCGGCGGCGGGTCGGCGCGCGGTTTCGAATACCAGTCGCTCAGCCCTTTCGGCAGTGACGGCGAACCTTTTGGTGGCCTGTCAGTCGTGGAGGTCAGCACTGAATTGCGCTGGCGGGTCACACCCGAATGGGGCGCCGTCGCATTTGTGGACAATGCGATTGCCTCGGATATCAACGCCCCGGAAATTGGTGATATGCGTAGCGCGATTGGTGTCGGCGCGCGTTACTATTTCGACTTTGCACCGGTGCGCATCGACCTGGCTGCGCCACTCGACCGGCGCAGCGGCGAACCCGCTTTCCAGATTTATTTCAGCCTTGGCCAGGCGTTCTAG
- a CDS encoding zinc transporter ZntB, which yields MDDTAGILYAASITGDGSGQLLSGTAVAHEIQDDALAWVHLDALNPASRDWIENELDYLDPLIIDALLADETRPRLLEFENGAMMILRGVNLNADSQPEDMISVRVWVDPSRIISVQRRQTKAVRDIQDKLASGNGPKDTGEFIGQLSARLFERMEPVMTELHERLDEVEERVMEEPSIAERQEITALRKQAIIFRRYFAPQRDVIAYLRTSELDWLSTGHRRRLQENLDRITRYLEDLDAIRERAQIVKDELANALADRMNKNLYVLSLVAAIFLPLGFLTGLLGINVGGIPGADLPSAFWIFLVILGGISAVQIWIFRMMKWL from the coding sequence ATGGACGATACAGCCGGCATTCTCTACGCCGCCTCAATTACAGGAGATGGCAGCGGGCAACTGCTCAGCGGCACCGCCGTCGCCCACGAAATCCAGGACGATGCCCTGGCCTGGGTACACCTCGACGCCCTGAATCCAGCCAGTCGCGACTGGATCGAAAACGAGCTGGACTATCTAGATCCGCTGATCATCGACGCCCTGCTGGCCGACGAGACGCGGCCGCGTCTGCTTGAGTTCGAAAATGGTGCCATGATGATCCTGCGCGGGGTCAATCTGAATGCCGACTCACAGCCCGAGGACATGATTTCGGTGCGGGTCTGGGTCGACCCGTCGCGTATCATCTCGGTCCAGCGCCGCCAGACAAAGGCCGTTCGCGATATCCAGGACAAATTGGCGTCCGGCAATGGCCCCAAGGATACCGGCGAATTCATCGGCCAGCTGTCGGCCCGCCTGTTCGAACGCATGGAACCGGTGATGACCGAGTTGCATGAGCGGCTCGATGAAGTCGAGGAACGGGTGATGGAAGAGCCGTCGATCGCCGAGCGCCAGGAGATCACGGCCCTGCGCAAACAGGCGATCATCTTCCGTCGCTATTTCGCCCCCCAGCGAGACGTCATTGCCTATCTGCGCACGTCCGAGCTGGACTGGCTCAGCACCGGCCACAGGCGCCGCCTGCAAGAAAACCTCGACCGCATCACCCGCTATCTCGAAGACCTGGACGCTATCCGCGAGCGGGCTCAGATCGTCAAGGACGAGCTGGCCAATGCTCTGGCCGACCGCATGAACAAGAATCTCTACGTCCTGTCACTCGTCGCCGCGATCTTCCTGCCGCTGGGCTTCCTGACCGGATTGCTGGGCATCAATGTCGGCGGCATACCGGGCGCCGACCTGCCCAGCGCCTTCTGGATTTTCCTGGTCATCCTGGGCGGGATCAGCGCCGTGCAGATCTGGATATTCAGGATGATGAAGTGGCTGTGA
- a CDS encoding BCCT family transporter — protein sequence MTRRLYKTDHEIGQDNISVLGLDVHNPVFFISAVIMIGFVTAAVLMPEAVSAALFAARDWVLATFDWFFVLGVNLVFLFCLVVMVSPLGKLRIGGSAAKPDFSTRSWLAMLFSAGIGIGLMFWGAAEPLAYHTEWFGTPLGVEPGTDASARLALSATMFHWGLNAWSIYAVLGLALAYFTFSKGLPLTVRSAFYPLLGERIWGWPGHLIDLLAVVATLFGLATSLGLGAQQVASGLDFLFGIDPGILTQVIVIGCITSIAIVSVVRGLDGGVKVLSNINMVMAGIFLLFIFIVGPTLLIANGFWENTVDYVRDFLPLANWIGREDTEWFHGWTVFYWAWWVSWSPFVGMFIARVSKGRTVREFLVAVIFVPMLITIVWFSTFGETAIFQYENGIGELADGVGEVSLVLFQMLDHLPFAAITSFIAIILVFVFFVTSSDSGSLVIDSITAGGKLHAPVPQRIFWASIEGLVAAVLLYGGGAQALQGLQAGAITAGLPFMVVLLVCCYSLWKGLWSDLRAQRALDAAQSKPAEAEG from the coding sequence ATGACCAGACGCCTCTACAAGACCGATCATGAAATCGGGCAGGACAATATCTCCGTTCTCGGACTCGATGTTCACAATCCCGTCTTCTTCATCTCTGCCGTTATCATGATCGGCTTCGTGACTGCGGCAGTGCTTATGCCGGAAGCCGTGTCGGCAGCCCTTTTTGCGGCCCGGGACTGGGTCTTGGCGACCTTCGACTGGTTCTTCGTGCTCGGGGTCAATCTGGTCTTTCTGTTCTGCCTGGTCGTGATGGTGTCCCCGCTTGGCAAGCTGCGCATTGGCGGCAGTGCGGCCAAACCGGATTTCTCGACCCGGTCATGGCTGGCCATGCTGTTCTCGGCGGGTATCGGCATCGGCCTGATGTTCTGGGGGGCGGCGGAGCCCTTGGCCTATCATACCGAGTGGTTCGGCACGCCTTTGGGCGTTGAGCCCGGTACCGACGCATCGGCCCGGCTGGCCCTTAGCGCGACCATGTTCCATTGGGGCCTGAATGCCTGGTCGATCTATGCCGTCCTCGGACTGGCGCTGGCCTATTTCACCTTCTCCAAAGGCCTGCCGCTGACGGTGCGCTCGGCCTTCTACCCGCTTTTGGGTGAACGGATCTGGGGCTGGCCGGGGCATCTGATTGATCTCCTCGCGGTGGTCGCAACCCTGTTCGGACTGGCGACATCACTGGGACTGGGCGCGCAACAGGTCGCCAGTGGTCTCGACTTCCTGTTCGGGATCGACCCGGGCATCCTGACCCAGGTCATCGTCATCGGCTGCATCACCTCCATCGCGATCGTGTCGGTGGTGCGCGGTCTGGATGGCGGCGTGAAGGTGTTGTCCAACATCAACATGGTCATGGCCGGCATCTTCCTGCTGTTCATCTTCATCGTCGGGCCGACGCTGCTGATCGCCAACGGATTCTGGGAGAACACGGTCGACTATGTCCGCGATTTCCTGCCACTGGCCAACTGGATCGGGCGTGAAGACACCGAATGGTTCCATGGCTGGACGGTGTTCTACTGGGCCTGGTGGGTCTCCTGGTCGCCCTTTGTCGGCATGTTCATCGCACGGGTGTCCAAGGGGCGGACTGTCCGCGAATTCCTGGTCGCCGTGATCTTCGTGCCGATGCTGATCACGATTGTCTGGTTCTCGACTTTCGGCGAGACCGCGATCTTCCAGTACGAAAACGGTATCGGCGAGCTGGCTGATGGAGTCGGCGAGGTGTCCCTTGTGTTGTTCCAGATGTTGGACCACCTGCCGTTTGCCGCCATCACGTCCTTTATCGCCATAATCCTGGTCTTTGTGTTCTTCGTGACCTCGTCCGATTCCGGCTCACTGGTGATCGACTCGATCACCGCTGGTGGCAAGCTGCACGCTCCGGTGCCGCAACGCATTTTCTGGGCCTCGATCGAGGGGCTGGTCGCGGCGGTGCTGCTCTATGGCGGCGGTGCCCAGGCCCTGCAGGGTTTGCAGGCCGGCGCGATCACGGCCGGTCTGCCCTTCATGGTCGTGCTTCTGGTGTGCTGTTACAGCCTCTGGAAGGGGTTGTGGTCGGATTTGCGGGCCCAAAGGGCATTGGACGCGGCACAGTCCAAGCCGGCCGAGGCGGAAGGCTAG